The Limnospira fusiformis SAG 85.79 genomic interval CCTCAATCACTTAGTAAAATCCAAAGGTATCCACGTTTTAGCTCAATCTAAAAATCAGTGTTTGCATCTAATTCTCGAATCCCAGCACAGTTTCGCGCCCGAATCAACCACCCAGTTTATCCACAAAAAGTTACTATCCCTACAACTACAATCTATTAACATTGTCAAAATTTACTTCCGTAAGCCAGGTGATCAGTCTTTTATTTGGGCTCAAAAAATCAACTATGTAAACCATAGTTAATAATTGATAATTCCGAATAAATTAACAGCCAAAGTACAAGGATGAAGATGGATGGATGAGCGGACTTTCTTAAATCAATATCGAAGTGGAGAAAAATTGTTTCGAGGTGTTAACCTCCGCAATGCTGAACTAAGTAATGCTGACCTAATTGGAGCCAATTTAAGTGGCGGTGATTTTCAAGGAGCCAATTTTGTGTTAGCCTATCTTAATGGAGTTAACCTAACTAGGGCAAATTTAGAAAAAGCCAGATTAGGAGGAGCTAACCTATCACGAGCTAATTTAAGTGGCGCTCAACTAACCGACGCTGATTTTCATGGTACTATCCTGCAAGCAGCCGACCTGAGAAAAGCTAATTTAACCCTAGCCACATTAGTTGATGCTAACCTAATTCAAGCAGATTTACGCGGTGCTAATTTGCAAGGTGCAGATTTAAGGGGTGCTTGTCTACGGGGTGCAAATATGCGTTATGAAAGGCGTATTTATGAGAGTGTAAATTTACGAGGCGCAGATTTAAGAGGTACCGATTTACAGGGGGTTAATCTCACCGGGGCTGATTTAACTCGCGCTAACCTAACGGGGGCTAATTTAACTGAATGTGTACTGCGTGGCGCGATTCTCAACCAGACTAACCTTTCCGAAACCAATTTACAAGGGGCGATTTTAACAGAAGTTAATTTAAGTGGTGCTAATTTAATTGGTTCCCGCATGGTTAAGGTAAAACTAGAGCGAGCCATCTTGACTAACGCCCAAATGCCTAGGGTGGAATTGTGCGACTCAATTTTACCAGATGCTAATCTCAGTAATGCTAATCTCAGTCATGCTAACCTAAGCCGGGCGAATTTGGTACGGGCGGAACTAAATCGGACTAATTTAAGTTCGGCTAATTTGACTCAGGCTGATTTAACCGATGCTTCTCTTGGTCGGACAAATTTGCGAAATGCTAACCTTAGCTATGCCTACTTAACTCGTGCTGAGTTTAGTAGTGCTAATACCATTGGGGTAAACCTACATGGCGCGATCATGCCTAATGGCGAGATTCATGATTGATAGGGCTTTGATGTACTACTTTAGATATATTTGGTCGGGAATTTGGGCGCTTTTGGCAATACTTATGCTATAGTGTCCGCATGAGAGTTACTCAATCACTAAACAGAATAAGGCTGAGAACAGCACTTTAATTATGACCACAAGTGAAAGCACTAACTCATATTTAGAGGCTCCTCAGCCTAGCAATTGTTCAATTCACAATTCTTCTGAAACATTTTCCAGCATTATGCAAAAACTAATGAACTACGCGGATCGTAGCATTACGGTTTTATTTTCTATTCTGAGACAAGTTGAGGAGAACCTAGGTTAGAACTATAAACCCAAAAAACTTAAAAATCACCCGGTTTCTGTATCTTAACCTTCGAGTCAAAAACCGGGTGGTTTTTTTGGCTAGGTGAAGTTTAAACAAACAAAAAGCGCCCCCCGGCTGGGAGGCGCTTGATTTAATCTAAGCTATCAATTAGCCGATTTGAGGTGCAACCAAAGCTACAGGCTCAGACTCAGCAGAAGCTAAATCTAAGGGGAAGTTGTGAGCGTTGCGCTCGTGCATTACTTCCATACCCAGGTTAGCGCGGTTGATGACATCAGCCCAGGTATTGACTACCCGACCGCTGGAGTCCATTACGGACTGGTTGAAGTTGAAACCGTTGAGGTTAAAGGCCATGGTGGATACACCTAAAGCGGTGAACCAGATGCCGATTACCGGCCAAGCACCCAAGAAGAAGTGCAGGGAACGGCTGTTGTTGAAAGAAGCATATTGGAAGATCAGGCGACCGAAGTAACCGTGAGCTGCCACAATGTTGTAGGTTTCTTCTTCTTGACCGAATTTGTAACCGTAGTTTTGAGATTCGATTTCGGTGGTTTCACGCACCAAGGAAGAAGTTACCAAAGAACCGTGCATCGCGGAGAACAAAGCACCACCGAATACACCAGCAACTCCCAACATATGGAAGGGGTGCATCAGGATGTTGTGTTCTGCTTGGAACACCAACATGAAGTTGAAAGTTCCGGAGATACCCAGAGGCATACCGTCGGAGAAAGAACCTTGTCCGATGGGGTAGATCAAGAATACTGCACTAGCAGCCGCAACAGGTGCGCTGTAAGCTACGCAGATCCAAGGACGCATTCCCAAGCGGTAGGACAGTTCCCACTCACGACCCATGTAGCAGAATACACCGATCAAGAAGTGGAAAATTACCAACTGGTAAGGGCCACCGTTGTAGAGCCATTCATCCAAGCTGGCTGCTTCCCAAATGGGGTAGAAGTGCAGACCGATCGCATTGGAGGAAGGAACAACCGCACCAGAGATGATGTTGTTGCCGTACAACAGAGAACCAGCTACGGGTTCGCGGATACCGTCAATGTCCACGGGGGGAGCAGCGATAAAAGCGATGATGTAGCAGATGGTAGCAGTTAGTAGGGTAGGGATCATCAGAACACCGAACCAGCCTACATAAAGGCGGTTGTTGGTGGATGTTACCCAGCTACAAAAGCGTTCCCAAGCGTTGGCGCTCTCGCGCTGCTGAATGGTAGTAGTCATGTTGGATATGATTGCTATATTGAGTTTTCGAGGTACTTATCCGGCAGTTGTTTTTCTACCGTGTCTATAATATGACACACTCTGTTAAGGTTTGTAAAGGGGTTGAGCCACATTTATTTTAATAGCTGTCATAAGTAGGGCTTATCATCAATTCAACCATAATCGAGTCGAACCCTGAGAGAGCCTGTGGTTCCAGGCGACTATCGGCGGCTTGGGATATAATCATCAGCAACTGAGAAACACGAGAGACGGGGGAACCGCAAATGTCAGTTGAACTCACTGCCAATACTAGCCCCGAAACTGCTACCGAAACGGAATGGGAACCCCCCATGCCGCCAACAGATTTGATTTTTGATGATGGAGAGCCTTTGGAAAGTAACCGTCACCGCATTGCTATGAACGTCCTGATCAGGTCATTGCAACAGGCTTGGAGTGCGCGCCATGATTTCTATACAGGCGGGAATATGTTTATTTACTATAGCAGCGAACAAGCTAGGAACCGAGATTTTCGTGGCCCTGATTTCTTTGCTGTGTTGGATGTAGATGGCACTAAAGAACGACAGGGTTGGGTAGTATGGCAGGAAGGGGGTCGCTACCCAGATGTGATTGTGGAGCTAATGTCTCCCAGTACCGCCAGAATAGATAAAGGAAAGAAAAAGGAGCTGTATCAGCAGACTTTTCGGACACCAGATTACTTTGTATTTGACCCGTTTGAAGCCAACGCCTTTCAAGGATGGCATTTGCAGAGTTCGGGAGGTTATCAGCTTTTAGAGCCGAATGAGCGAGGTTGGCTGTGGTGTGAAAGTTTAGGCTTTTGGCTGGGAACTTGGTCGGGAACTATAGACCGTGAGGAGGCAATTTGGCTGCGGTTTTATGATACCGAAGGTAATTTGGTGTTGTTACCGGAAGAAGCCGAACGCCAAAAAGCCGAAGCCGAACGCCAAAAAGCCGAAGCCGAACGCCAAAAAGCCGAAGCCGAACGCCAAAAAGCCGAAGCCGAACGCCAAAAAGCCGAAGCCGAACGCCAAAAAGCCGAAGCCGAACGCCAAAAAGCCGAAGCCGAACGCCAAAAAGCCGAACAATCTCAACAGCTTGCTGAGGCAGAACGCCAGAAAGCCCAACAAGCTCAACAGCTTGCTGAGGCAGAACGCCAGAAAGCCCAACAAGCTCAACAGATTGCTGAGGCAGAACGCCAAAAAGCCGAACGTCTTGCTGAACGGTTGCGATCGCTCGGTTTAGATCCAGAGGAACTATAAAAGAAGCGATCGCACAACATCCACTTTCTAGGTAATTTACCCAACGCCGTCCCAGTGGGAGAATGTCTGTGGGAGCTAGTCCCCCAATGGGGAAAGTTGGGGATATAATCATCAGCAACTGAGAAACACGAGAGACGGGGGAACCGAAAATGTCAGTTGAACTCACTGCCAATACTAGCCCCGAAACTGCTACCGAAACGGAATGGGAACCCCCCATGCCGCCAACAGATTTGATTTTTGATGATGGAGAGCCTTTGGAAAGTAACCGTCACCGCATTGCTATGAACGTCCTGATCAGGTCATTGCAACAGGCTTGGAGCGCGCGCCATGATTTCTATACAGGCGGGAATATGTTTATTTACTATAGCAGCGAACAAGCTAGGAACCGAGATTTTCGTGGCCCTGATTTCTTTGCTGTGTTGGATGTAGATGGCACTAAAGAACGACAGGGTTGGGTAGTATGGCAGGAAGGGGGTCGCTACCCAGATGTGATTGTGGAGCTAATGTCTCCCAGTACCGCCAGAATAGATAAAGGAAAGAAAAAGGAGCTGTATCAGCAGACTTTTCGGACACCAGATTACTTTGTATTTGACCCGTTTGAAGCCAACGCCTTTCAAGGATGGCATTTGCAGAGTTCGGGAGGTTATCAGCTTTTAGAGCCGAATGAGCGAGGTTGGCTGTGGTGTGAAAGTTTAGGCTTTTGGCTGGGAACTTGGTCGGGAACTATAGACCGTGAGGAGGCAATTTGGCTGCGGTTTTATGATACCGAAGGTAATTTGGTGTTGTTACCGGAAGAAGCAGAACGCCAAAAAGCCGAAGCTGAACGCCAAAAAGCTGAAGCTGAACGCCAAAAAGCCGAAGCCGAACGCCAAAAAGCCGAAGCCGAACGCCAAAAAGCCCAACAATCTCAACAGCTTGCTGAGGCAGAACGCCAGAAAGCCCAACAATCTCAACAGCTTGCTGAGGCAGAACGCCAGAAAGCCCAACAAGCTCAACAGCTTGCTGAGGCAGAACGCCAGAAAGCCCAACAAGCTCAACAGCTTGCTGAGGCAGAACGCCAAAAAGCCGAACGTCTTGCTGAACGGTTGCGCGCGCTCGGTTTAGATCCAGAGGAACTATAAAAGAAGCGATCGCTCCCGCGAATCGCGCCAAGCGGATCCCGAAGGAGCGATCGCACTTTCCCTTCTGCCTCAAAATTGTCCAAAAACAAAGAAACCGGGTTTCTTCAAGAAACCCGGTTTCTGGTCTGCTCTGCTTGGGCGATTTCTCTGCCAGCGATCGCCCTAACTTGAGCATCGAATAAAGAAAGCGATCGGTTTTCCGGAGATATTTAACTATTACCTCCAATACCTCCAGAAGTACCAGCAGCAGCACTAGCGATGGCACTAATTTTCAAAGCCGCCAATAAGGGTGCAGGGTTCATTGCTATAATAGAACCGGCAGCTCCTAAAATGAGAGCCGTACCTACGCCAGCAGCAACGCCAATGACAATTTTTTCTGCGATTTCATCACCTTTAGACATTTCTATTCTCCTTAAATTCGTGAATCAATTTTTTTCATTATGATTTGAACGTAGCTTGCTTACCCTGTCAGTGAATGTGTATCAAAGATTCACACAGAACAAAAAACCAGATCAACTCGCGATCGTTTCCCTAATTTGATCCTGTAACCTTTATATGTGACAAGCCTAAAACAGTAAATTTGGTACACAATTTGTCTAATTATCCTGACGGAATTTAGTAGGATTTGGTAGGATTTGGTTGACACAGTAGGATTCGGTAGGATATCTTTGAAAAAAATTAAAAAATATCTCTATTTTTATCCAAATATTAAGAATGTTGAAGATATATTACAATGGGCGGATCGGTTGATACTTGATAAAACTCGAGAAAATCTGACATCTATAGAGGAGGCTATACTGACGGGGGTGTGGTCAGGAAAAAAATATCCTCAAATTGCTACAGAGTATAAGTGCAGTGAATCTCACGTTAAAAAAGAAGCCGCTAAGTTATGGGAAAAGTTACGGGAAGAATTAGGAGAAGACCTGAATAAATACAATTTTCGTTCCAAGGTACAGAAAAAATATCGGGTTTCTCAATCTCCCCAATCCGGTCACTGTTTACAAGTTGATGTTGATACTGTTAATCAATTTGATACTGTTAATATTGGTCATCAGTTTGTACAATCTATTAAAGATACTCAACACCGATCGCCCTCTTCTCCTGACTCTTCCCCTAACTCTTCTCCTGACTCTTCCCCCACCCAAAATCCCTCACCCATTATTGACTTAATCGATGCACCAGACCTCACGGACTTTGACAACCGCACCACCGAATTAAATACCCTCAAACAGTGGATCTTACAAGACCGGAGGCGCTTAATTACCATCTATGGATTAAGTGGCATTGGCAAAAGCGTACTAACCAGGCAACTAATCGAACAAATTCAGCCGGAATTTGACTATATTTGTTGGAAAAGTCTCACAGAAACTCCCACCTTTTCCTCCCTAACAAACCAACTGCAACAATTTTTTTACCAGTCACAAAATCCCCCATTTCCTACAATAATTGATTATTTCCGTCACTGCCGTTGCTTAGTCATATTGGATGACCTACACAATCTTTTTAAAAGCGGTGCATTGGCGGGGGAATACTTGACAGACTTTAAAGAATACCGGACAATTTTTCGGAAAATTGCCAAAAACCATCATCAAAGTTGCGTGATTCTCCTCGGTTGGGAAAAACCTAGAGCCATTGCTACCTTAGAAGCCGAAAAACACTCCACTTGCACGTTACACCTGAAAGGATTATCAGCCGATGCTGAGGAAATTTTGCGATCGCACCAATTAACCGACTCCGACAAATGGCCGGAATTAATCAACCTCTATCAAGGACATCCTACCTGGTTAAATATCATCGCCTCAACCATAGTCGAACTATTTGATGGTAGCGTTTCCCTATTTTTAAGCCACAGCGAGGACATCTTTTTAGGTGACTTAGAACCCATTTTAGAATCTCAGTTAGAACGATTATCCCAATTAGAACAACAGGTGATTTCTGGTTTCCGAGACCATCAAGCGATCGCCCTTTCTGAACAACCCACTAATCCTGAATTATCCCCATCTGAATTATGGTCAGCCATCCAATCTTTAGTTAGACGGGGGTTGCTAGAAAAAATATCAGAGGGAGAGCGAGGAATGTTTCAACTGCATCCGATTTGGCAACAGTATCTTAAATTTAAGCTAAGTTAGAATAGTTGAAAAAGAAAAACTAGGAGAATCCCTAAAATGCGTTCACCTTTATCCCTGTTTACCGTTGAAGACTATATCATCGCTGAAGCCGAAAGCACCATTCGCCATGAGTATATGGGCGGTTATGTGTTTGCTATGGCGGGTGCTAGTGAAGAACACAATCTCATTGCCGGTAATCTTTATGCCTTATTACGTTCTCATCTGCGGGGGAGTTCCTGTCGGGTATTCATGTCTGATATGAAAGTCAAAGTTCAAGACGATATTTTTTATTACCCTGACTTACTCGTGACTTGTAACCCCGAAGATAATCACCGATACTTCAAAACACAACCTAACCTAATTATTGAAGTGCTGTCAGAAAGTACCGAAAGCACTGACCGACGAGAAAAATTAATGAACTACCAAACCTTAGAAACTTTGAAGGAATATGTTTTAGTCTCTCAAGATGTTATGCAAGTGGAAGTCTATCGTCAAGACACTCCGGGGAGTTGGACAGTTCAAATCTTAGGAGAAGATAATCAGTTAACCTTGGAATCTGTGGGGCTAACTATGACCGTGGCGCAAATTTATGAAGATGTATTGAATGTGGGTCAGTGAATTTAAGCACGAAAAAGCGCCCCCCGACTGGGAGGCGCTCTATTTCATCTAAGCTATAAATTAGCCGATTTGAGGTGCAACCAAAGCTACAGGCTCAGACTCAGCAGAAGCTAAATCTAAGGGGAAGTTGTGAGCGTTGCGCTCGTGCATTACTTCCATACCCAGGTTAGCGCGGTTGATGACATCAGCCCAGGTATTGACTACCCGACCGCTGGAGTCCATTACGGACTGGTTGAAGTTGAAACCGTTGAGGTTAAAGGCCATGGTGGATACACCTAAAGCGGTGAACCAGATGCCGATTACCGGCCAAGCACCCAAGAAGAAGTGCAGGGAACGGCTGTTGTTGAAAGAAGCATATTGGAAGATCAGGCGACCGAAGTAACCGTGAGCTGCCACAATGTTGTAGGTTTCTTCTTCTTGACCGAATTTGTAACCGTAGTTTTGAGATTCGATTTCGGTGGTTTCACGCACCAAGGAAGAAGTTACCAAAGAACCGTGCATCGCGGAGAACAAAGCACCACCGAATACACCAGCAACTCCCAACATATGGAAGGGGTGCATCAGGATGTTGTGTTCTGCTTGGAATACCAACATGAAGTTGAAGGTTCCGGAGATACCCAGAGGCATACCGTCGGAGAAAGAACCTTGTCCGATGGGGTAGATCAAGAATACTGCACTAGCAGCCGCAACAGGTGCGCTGTAAGCTACGCAGATCCAAGGACGCATTCCCAAGCGGTAGGACAATTCCCACTCACGACCCATGTAGCAGAATACACCGATCAAGAAGTGGAAAATTACCAACTGGTAAGGGCCACCGTTGTAGAGCCATTCATCCAAGCTGGCTGCTTCCCAAATGGGGTAGAAGTGCAGACCGATCGCATTGGAGGAAGGAACAACCGCACCAGAGATGATGTTGTTGCCGTACAACAGAGAACCAGCTACGGGTTCGCGGATACCGTCAATGTCCACGGGGGGAGCAGCGATAAAGGCGATGATGTAGCAGATGGTAGCAGTTAGTAGGGTAGGGATCATCAGAACACCGAACCAGCCTACATAAAGGCGGTTGTTGGTGGATGTTACCCAGCTACAAAACCGTTCCCAAGCGTTGGCGCTCTCGCGCTGCTGAATGGTAGTAGTCATGTTGGATATGATTGCTATATTGAGTTTTCGAGGTACTTATCCGGCAGTTGTTTTTCTACCGTGTCTATAATATGACACACTCTGTTAAGGTTTGTAAAGGGGTTTAACAAAGTATTTAGTTATATGTTAGATAAGCAAAACTAATGTTTAGTCAGATGTCTAGGTTGGTTTCCTATTCTCCAGCTTATACGATAGTTCCGACCTATGAGTGTTTTAACCGCTGTAGTTACTGTAATTTCCGCAAGGAACCGGGAGATAGTCCTTGGTTAACTATGGCGGAGATGAAACAGGAACTGGCGGGACTATGTGAACAGGGAGTAGTGGAGATTTTGATTCTGAGTGGGGAAGTACACCCGAACAGTCCCCGGCGAGAGGCTTGGTGCGATCGCATTTATGAGTTGTGCGATGAAGCCCTAAATTGGGGATTTTTGCCACACACTAATGCGGGTCCGCTGAAATTTGAGGAAATGGCTAGATTAAAACAGGTTAATGTGTCGATGGGGTTAATGCTGGAACAAATGACTCGGGAGCTTTTACAAACGGTTCATCGCCACGCGCCTAGTAAAGTTCCTAGTATTAGGTTACAGCAGCTTGATTGGGCTGGGGAACTCAAAATTCCGTTTACGACTGGGTTACTTTTGGGAATTGGGGAAAGTCCCTCAGACTGGGGATGGACATTAGAAGCGATCGCCAAAAGTCACGATCGCTCTGGTCACATTCAAGAGGTGATTGTGCAACCCTACAGGGAAGGAAGCCGACAAGCGCAGCCAGGGTACGGATTTAATCTTAGCCAATTACCGGAAGTAGTGGCGATCGCCCGCCGTATTCTCCCCGAAGAAATCACGGTGCAAATTCCCCCCAACCTAGTCATGGAACCAGAGATATTATTAAAATGTCTGGAAGCGGGAGCCAGAGACCTAGGGGGAATCGGTCCCCAAGATGTAGTCAACCCGGACTATCCCCACATTAACCCGGAAACCCTCAGCCAAATTATCAACCGGAAAGGTTGGCAATTGCAGCGACGACTACCGATATATCCCCAATACGATAGCTGGTTATCGCCTCGATTACAGAGGAGTGTAAATTCTTGGCGAAAAAAGTTGCAGTTTCCCCAGCGGTTGTGATATATTAGTAAATCGCAGTGGTGGCGGCATAGCCAAGTGGTAAGGCAGAGGTCTGCAAAATCTCCATCCCCGGTTCAAATCCGGGTGCCGCCTTTTTTCTGGAAGGATTGCTCTAAGTGCGATCGGCGTTAACTACCTTAGCCAGGCATCCTACCTGATGACTCAAAAATCAATCAGAATCGAGTCCCTAGCCAGGGTAGATAACTCTATGGCATCACCCAGGTTTTAGTAAGTGGGATCACCAGTGATGAAAGCAGCGGAAACCCACTGATTGGTATTTTGAAGACGGAACCAGCGGTTCTCGTTTTTCCTTTCCCTTGTATCCCAATGGGTTGTG includes:
- a CDS encoding pentapeptide repeat-containing protein, with the translated sequence MDERTFLNQYRSGEKLFRGVNLRNAELSNADLIGANLSGGDFQGANFVLAYLNGVNLTRANLEKARLGGANLSRANLSGAQLTDADFHGTILQAADLRKANLTLATLVDANLIQADLRGANLQGADLRGACLRGANMRYERRIYESVNLRGADLRGTDLQGVNLTGADLTRANLTGANLTECVLRGAILNQTNLSETNLQGAILTEVNLSGANLIGSRMVKVKLERAILTNAQMPRVELCDSILPDANLSNANLSHANLSRANLVRAELNRTNLSSANLTQADLTDASLGRTNLRNANLSYAYLTRAEFSSANTIGVNLHGAIMPNGEIHD
- the psbA gene encoding photosystem II q(b) protein encodes the protein MTTTIQQRESANAWERFCSWVTSTNNRLYVGWFGVLMIPTLLTATICYIIAFIAAPPVDIDGIREPVAGSLLYGNNIISGAVVPSSNAIGLHFYPIWEAASLDEWLYNGGPYQLVIFHFLIGVFCYMGREWELSYRLGMRPWICVAYSAPVAAASAVFLIYPIGQGSFSDGMPLGISGTFNFMLVFQAEHNILMHPFHMLGVAGVFGGALFSAMHGSLVTSSLVRETTEIESQNYGYKFGQEEETYNIVAAHGYFGRLIFQYASFNNSRSLHFFLGAWPVIGIWFTALGVSTMAFNLNGFNFNQSVMDSSGRVVNTWADVINRANLGMEVMHERNAHNFPLDLASAESEPVALVAPQIG
- a CDS encoding Uma2 family endonuclease produces the protein MSVELTANTSPETATETEWEPPMPPTDLIFDDGEPLESNRHRIAMNVLIRSLQQAWSARHDFYTGGNMFIYYSSEQARNRDFRGPDFFAVLDVDGTKERQGWVVWQEGGRYPDVIVELMSPSTARIDKGKKKELYQQTFRTPDYFVFDPFEANAFQGWHLQSSGGYQLLEPNERGWLWCESLGFWLGTWSGTIDREEAIWLRFYDTEGNLVLLPEEAERQKAEAERQKAEAERQKAEAERQKAEAERQKAEAERQKAEAERQKAEAERQKAEQSQQLAEAERQKAQQAQQLAEAERQKAQQAQQIAEAERQKAERLAERLRSLGLDPEEL
- a CDS encoding Uma2 family endonuclease, with the protein product MSVELTANTSPETATETEWEPPMPPTDLIFDDGEPLESNRHRIAMNVLIRSLQQAWSARHDFYTGGNMFIYYSSEQARNRDFRGPDFFAVLDVDGTKERQGWVVWQEGGRYPDVIVELMSPSTARIDKGKKKELYQQTFRTPDYFVFDPFEANAFQGWHLQSSGGYQLLEPNERGWLWCESLGFWLGTWSGTIDREEAIWLRFYDTEGNLVLLPEEAERQKAEAERQKAEAERQKAEAERQKAEAERQKAQQSQQLAEAERQKAQQSQQLAEAERQKAQQAQQLAEAERQKAQQAQQLAEAERQKAERLAERLRALGLDPEEL
- a CDS encoding AAA family ATPase; amino-acid sequence: MKKIKKYLYFYPNIKNVEDILQWADRLILDKTRENLTSIEEAILTGVWSGKKYPQIATEYKCSESHVKKEAAKLWEKLREELGEDLNKYNFRSKVQKKYRVSQSPQSGHCLQVDVDTVNQFDTVNIGHQFVQSIKDTQHRSPSSPDSSPNSSPDSSPTQNPSPIIDLIDAPDLTDFDNRTTELNTLKQWILQDRRRLITIYGLSGIGKSVLTRQLIEQIQPEFDYICWKSLTETPTFSSLTNQLQQFFYQSQNPPFPTIIDYFRHCRCLVILDDLHNLFKSGALAGEYLTDFKEYRTIFRKIAKNHHQSCVILLGWEKPRAIATLEAEKHSTCTLHLKGLSADAEEILRSHQLTDSDKWPELINLYQGHPTWLNIIASTIVELFDGSVSLFLSHSEDIFLGDLEPILESQLERLSQLEQQVISGFRDHQAIALSEQPTNPELSPSELWSAIQSLVRRGLLEKISEGERGMFQLHPIWQQYLKFKLS
- a CDS encoding Uma2 family endonuclease; its protein translation is MRSPLSLFTVEDYIIAEAESTIRHEYMGGYVFAMAGASEEHNLIAGNLYALLRSHLRGSSCRVFMSDMKVKVQDDIFYYPDLLVTCNPEDNHRYFKTQPNLIIEVLSESTESTDRREKLMNYQTLETLKEYVLVSQDVMQVEVYRQDTPGSWTVQILGEDNQLTLESVGLTMTVAQIYEDVLNVGQ
- the psbA gene encoding photosystem II q(b) protein encodes the protein MTTTIQQRESANAWERFCSWVTSTNNRLYVGWFGVLMIPTLLTATICYIIAFIAAPPVDIDGIREPVAGSLLYGNNIISGAVVPSSNAIGLHFYPIWEAASLDEWLYNGGPYQLVIFHFLIGVFCYMGREWELSYRLGMRPWICVAYSAPVAAASAVFLIYPIGQGSFSDGMPLGISGTFNFMLVFQAEHNILMHPFHMLGVAGVFGGALFSAMHGSLVTSSLVRETTEIESQNYGYKFGQEEETYNIVAAHGYFGRLIFQYASFNNSRSLHFFLGAWPVIGIWFTALGVSTMAFNLNGFNFNQSVMDSSGRVVNTWADVINRANLGMEVMHERNAHNFPLDLASAESEPVALVAPQIG
- the cofG gene encoding 7,8-didemethyl-8-hydroxy-5-deazariboflavin synthase subunit CofG, coding for MFSQMSRLVSYSPAYTIVPTYECFNRCSYCNFRKEPGDSPWLTMAEMKQELAGLCEQGVVEILILSGEVHPNSPRREAWCDRIYELCDEALNWGFLPHTNAGPLKFEEMARLKQVNVSMGLMLEQMTRELLQTVHRHAPSKVPSIRLQQLDWAGELKIPFTTGLLLGIGESPSDWGWTLEAIAKSHDRSGHIQEVIVQPYREGSRQAQPGYGFNLSQLPEVVAIARRILPEEITVQIPPNLVMEPEILLKCLEAGARDLGGIGPQDVVNPDYPHINPETLSQIINRKGWQLQRRLPIYPQYDSWLSPRLQRSVNSWRKKLQFPQRL